TACTTGGCATTGAAGATCCTGATGCCCCAACCAGAGAAGACTTGGCTGAAGCTCTAGAGCAAGTAAGTGCCTCTTTCCACTACTAATTTGTGCCCCTATTCATACTCAAATTTAAACTTCAACTTTCTCATTCGGTGCTTCTTACTTGACAACTATCAACAGTTAATTAGTTAACCAAGCCTTTTGAAACTTCAACATTATCAACGGGAACCACATCCGGTGGTTCATACTTGTCAACTGTTAACACTTTCTTTATGGCACAAATTGAAGTTTTGTGGTCATTATGAAACTATCCTTATTGTTCGGGGATGATTAGTTATTTTAACCCTCCATCTCATTCTGAAATTGACTGAATATATATCTCAGTTGAATTGTGATTATGTTGCAACGTTAGGGCTATTGTTAATTCATGCTATGTGAAGGATCACCTAGGTTGTATTTGGTATGGTCTCTGCAGTTTCTGTGGAGACAATCTTGAACATACCCCATATGTTTCAAGTGTCAATTGACTACTGTGGATATGTGTCTCATGTTGTATTTGTcagtaaatatttatattttttgaatGTTGGTGAAACCTTCTTTCAATTGGCATTTTAAACGTTTTGCCTTTGAATTAAAAACTATATGCTATCTGATTttgatctatttttttttttttatataggtgAATGAAGGTAAAGTACCCAAAAATCGCACTGCTCTCCAACTACTTGCAGAGGAAATGATAAATTGGCCTAATATAGAGGTACTCTTTTGATTTGAGTAACAAATGTTGTTGATTTCAGTTTATGTTAGTTAACTTATTTAAAAATTGCATTTTTTGAACTTGCCTTGACACATCTTCAATCGTTACCATAATCATTACACCATAGACAATAATGATTAGGATTAATTTTGAACCAGGTCTTTGACACCATGACATTATggcttttatatatattgtttctttGAAGATGCAATTTTCTCATTCATTCCTCAAATATGTCAACCTTCATATGTAttcaacaatttatttattctgTATCCCTACCTGGACTTTTTTGGAGAACTTCGACTTGTATATTTCATGACCAATGTGACTGTAGATTTTTAAGTTAATTTCCAGCTTTGTTAGGAGCTCGGAATTGCTATGGTTCCATAGTTGTCATCTTTGGAAACTTGATTTCATAGACAGCTCAGTGGAAATCTGACTAATGACGATTTTGGAGGAACGGTTAATGTTGATGTTAATGTATACAAATATAAAAATGTAGTTTACTCCATTGATAGGAAGGCTCAATTTAACTAAGGCATTGGGAAATGAATATTTAATTGAATTGCATACTACTTTCTAACTACAAATTGAAGTTGGCTGGCGTGGGAAGAGCTTCTAGTCGCTTAAATTAAGTTTTGAGTTCGATCCTAGTGTATGCAATGAACTTTAAATACAGAAGGGCAAGGCTGTTTAGTCAACCTTGAACTTGTTAATTGGATCCACTTACCAAGAAGTCTACTACTTTCTGGTTAGGTTCTTacaaccaaaccaaaccaaaccaaaacttgggttgcctagGAGGCTAAGAGTAATATCTGTAACTTTAGTACCTTCACAAATTTCAGTTGCATAAATTGCATATTCTACATTAACCTAAACTAGTAGAATGGAACTTTCAATGAGATATGTGGTGCTCTCCTTGTTTATAAATCTGATCTAGGTTTTTATTTCTAGATCCCATGTGTTTTTTATACATCCAAGCATTCTTCATGGATATTATTTAAGTGCtatttgtttcttatctttgcTGTTTGCCTTGTCTTTTCCTGAATGAAAGAGAATAAAAGAGAGGCTAACCTCATTTAGGTACTTTTACAGTGAGTGAAACATTTAACATTTTGCTTTGTTCCTCAGTGTTGGAATTTATTTTGAAGTTTCTATTCTGTCCACAAGACATGAACTCTGATTGAACATGTTCTTCTGTGCTACCTTTCAATATTCCATATTCTTTATGTTCCTCAAACTTCACCATAGTTTTTATGGAATGAATATGGTAATTAACTTTGAACAGAGTGTGTATCATATTATTCAAATCAGTGATTATATGTTTTGGTAAATGTTTATGTggaaataggttgaaataaAAAAGTCGAAGCCGAGAAAATCCTTATATGCAAAAGCAACGGACACAGGTATAGATATTCGAGAGGCTGCAAAAAGGCTTAAAATTGACTGGGACTCAGCTGCTGAAATTGAAGAGATTGACAATAAAGATGAAACAGAAGTTCCGGCAGCTGTGGTTAGTTCCCTTTTCTTACTTTTAACGCATGCTAAGAATGTTTTTAGTGGTCAGTaaggcggcccggtgcactacgcgtccctgctgagcgagggtccggggaggggttccaccacaagggtgtactgggggcaaggcttcccctaccaatttatttggcaagaggccgctcctaagactcgaacccatgacctcttggttacacgacaacaacgtttaccgttgcgccattCAATATTATTGAAATTCGAGTCAGGAGAGTGGCATTGAGAATATGATTAACTCATTGTTTCTCAATCTTGCTACTAAACTAGTCGAATAGGTGATTGAGTGTTTTATCTGAAATTTGTGAGGGCTGGGAGCATAAATGATATTGTATGTATGGTCCAAATTTACCgtatgatttttggggaagtgcaTATTTACCCTTTACGTTTTCAAGCTAGATCAATTTTACACCACGATCTAACAAAAATTTGAACGAACTGATTTACCGTTATTTGACTCGTTTTTTATTTGTCACATCAGACCTTCCAATCAATAATTATGTCGTAAAATGTGTATTGTGTTACTAATACAAAACAGCCTGCTAAAATGTCAGAACCAAGTCTGCTACATcaattcttttaaaaaaaaaatatctaaaatatttgcTACGTTATTAGCACAGTAAACAATATGCTAAAATGCACAAAATTGCTTCATTTTATATAGACAAATTTGTTGGGAAGGTATAATTTACTATTTCGTGCATAAAGATTAATTTTCACTTGTCCAAAAATAACAGGGGTAAATATtaggggtgcacgtggtcggttaaccagtccattaaggttaattcggtcggttaaccattttatcggttttttgaaaatactaaccatacactagtccactaaattcggttaaccactaatcggttaatcaattatttcggtcggttaaccttttatttcggtttctaaccattagtaaataaaataataataataataataaaacttttaatttttattgtgagtggAATGACGGGTTAATGGCGAGTTGAAAAGATTAACAACAGAGAAAGATATGTGTGCATTATGTACGTGTGTGGACAATGGATTGGACACTGGATTTTTCCCTAACAACTCTTTAAGGCATTAAATTACTATGTTTTTTGGACTAGAATTCTTATCATCCGTGCTTTACCAACTAAGCCCTATCCATTGTATTAATTTCACTAATTATCTACTTTATGACAAATTTGATAGTACACGACATTTGGGATGAAATATTCCATCATTGAGTCTAAATCACCGAAAATAATTAGTGtttcttattaaattttactattgatctctatatttattttaagtgggATAatgtataattatatatataaatataaatataaataaatatgtttttatatatttaattgaattcggtcggtttcggttaaccgcgggttttagaatatgaaaaccgtaaccattaaccactatttttaaaattaaaaaccgtacactagtccatcggtttcggttaaccttattttcggtttgatttcggtttggttttttgATTTTTCGGTTTTGCGAATTTTTGTGTGCACCCCTAGTAAATATGTGTCTTATctcgtatatatatattgggtgCAATAACCACGGAACCTATTTTGGATTGCAGGGTTATGCAGCACTGTACTTGGTGACAGCTCTCCCGGTCATAATCGGTATCTCAGTagtattaattttgttttataattCTCTTCAGTAGATTATTTTGTATTATACACATGAACAATGTGAATACTACAGTGTTCACAAATTAGACCCTTATTTTAACAGAGAATGTGTACAGATCCCCTTCAATAATTCCATGTTTGCACTAAACCCAATATGATGAGACTAGAACCTTTCCTCACAAACTCCTATTATAAATAACTGTATGACTCAATTAAAATCTAATTTTCAGTGTATGGTCAATTTAgttcagtttttgtaagagcAACTCTAATGGTCGTAGGGTTGCACACCCTCCAACCATTTCACATCACCTATTTTTaacaactctctcctcaaaacaacttctataaaaaaaatcatctctAGTGGTTAGTCACCATCAACACTATTCAATGGATCCCACACatcatataatataatataatatttatttattttaaattaatctattttgtaataataatataattcataatattaataatttggttaatttatttaattgaattaaaaaaaattaaaagcgtaatattttttttcaaattaaaatagacgtataaaaaaaatatagacgTGTATAGACTTTATAAAAAGTTGGGTCATTTCTAAATTATATCAGTTTaatataaattgttttatttctaaATTATATCAGTTTAATATAAATTGTGTTaggttatgttttttttatttaacttaCCATAAAAAAAACCCCATAAAACTTCATTTTTTGGCGGttaattttgagattatttgattaaaatatttaaaatatcagTTGGCTACAACACAATTCAGGAATTTAAGATATAAAAATTAGATGTGGTCCCACTTTGTTTCCGTGTTCTTTATTTGTGTGAGACTTCACGCGCAGATTCTCCAGTTTGTATTGCAATCACTCATTCATAGCATCTAAAGAGAGAGCGTCCTCTTCCTTCTCCCTGGCTTTCTTTTTGGCTAGCGAGTTGCTGAATCCAGCGACCTGCCTGATTCCAGCCACTTCCTTATTTCCTTTTCTAATGGTTAGTTACTCCCTCACAATTATAAATTGGTCCTTATTTTGTCCACTAGAGATGCTCTAACCCATGAAAATTTTCTTGTTATAAATGTCTTGTTGATATATGTGAAGTATATGAAAAGTTCagttaaaattttatttcttgAAAGAAAAAAGAGACGTTATAAATCTATATAGAAAGAACAATTTTGAAATAAAATCTAACCACCAAATAAAATCTAGTAATCTATTGGTCCGTTTAGGATGAATTCATACACAAAAAACCATCAAGCCTGAACGGCTTTCTTTCAAGACTTTGTGCAATTCTCCCAAAATAGGCAATTGCAAATCCATCAAGTTTGAATTGCAAGAACTAAAGTGCAGATATTGGCGTCTTAGAGCATCCACAATGGTTGCTAACAACCATTATGACTTGAGTTGAGATAGTAATAAGGTTAAGCAACATCCCACTAGAGAGGACtagtttttcaaaattttgtagagtcaaaaataaattatgaattAATAATATGTACCAAAACTGTAATTTATCAGGACTGAAAGAGTAAATTAGCATATTACTTTTTGAAATATCAGAAACCTTGTCACTTGCCAAGACATGTGTGTGTACTACAAGCACCTCTATCAATGGGTTGTGACTTTCAATTGCTTAGAATTTGGATTTTAAGGAAAAACAAAAAGGTTGTTACTACATTCTATAACAAACTAAATTATGTTATAACCACTCTAATGGTTAGTTATTACTCCACATAGGATAGTAACAACAAAACAATGACCACTAGAGTTGGTAGCCTACCTTCGAGGTATCAAAACTCACTGTGATGAACTATCTGCTTCAGGTAGATGTCTTTCTAATGCAAAATTTAATGTTATTGTGTATCATAGTATTGGTCGGGAGTATCATTCTATTATTACGACTTTGAACCTGCAACTTAATCCTTctctttttctattttgttgATCTACTTTGAGGAGGACGAAGGATTTTCTTTCTTCCTCCTCGCACCGGGTTAGATTtctgtatttctttttattgCTTTGTTAGTCTGTGTTCATATATTTCATCGGAACGCTTTATTCGTCTGATTGTATCTGCTCTCTATTATTCTATTGTTTATgcttttttcggatttagcaagagcggaaatggtttatcttgtccgtagatcaataaatatacgtggttgcaacaaaaaaaaggactcagatccgaatgttcggaatggtctaaaggatgaagtttggattgcagatgtctctctacagatttggatttacgagaaatatattgttgttttgtattttttatgcCTTTTATGGTTTCTTTTtactctttgtagtcattttcatccCTTTGTGGATGTTGTATTTATTTTAGCGTGTAATCGTGTAAGCTTTTTACATTTTGCTTGTTGTACTTGTTCTTCtattttcatctaataaaattacaaatcattttctaaaaaaaaaaaacccagttACTTTTCAAGAATTATATGGCCATCTAACAGCCCATGAATGTAACAAATTGTATTTCTGCGTGATTCTATTGATTGACAAATTGTCTATTTATACAGAGTACAGTTATTGTTGTATTCAATGACTAGTCTAGAGATTGGCCTAGATATCAGGAACTAACAGTAAGATACAAGGTTATCTATAATATATtctctaatacacccccgtagttGAAAGGTTCGGAGGCCGAACATTGAGACTAGTCCGAAAATCTTCGAAGAGCGGTCCTGGCAACCCTTTGGTGAAGACGTCGGCTATCTGATACCGAGATGGGACGTGTAGAACACGGACTTCACCCTTAGATACCCTTTCGCGAACAAAGTGAATATCCATCTCAACATGTTTGGTGCGATGGTGCTGCACTGGATTGCCACTGAGATATACAGCACTCACATTGTCACAATAGACCAAAGTGGATTTGGCAATTGGGCATCCTAGTTCAAGAAGTAGATTGCGGATCCAGCAGGTCTCAGATACAACATTTGCAACTCCAcggtactcagcttcagcgctAGACCTTGACAGTGTGGGCTGTCGTTTGGCGGACCAAGAAATGAGGCTGTCTCCGAGGAAGACACAGTAACCAGAAGTGGATCGGCAGGTATCTGGACAGCCTGCCCAATCAGCATCGGTGTATGAAGTGAGTTGAGTAGGGGGTAATGCTAGCAGTGTAAGACCCATATCAAGTGTACCATGAACATACCGTAGGATGCGCTTAAGAGCGGCCATGTGTGATGTTTTGGGATCGTGCATGAACAAGCAAATCTGTTGTACTGCATAAGAGATGTCTGGTCTGGTCAGGGTCAGATACTGAAGTGCTCCAGCTAGTTTCCTGTATTCTGTAGGGTCGTGGTAGGCGGATCTAGATGAGATGCTGAGCTTTTGTTTGGTATCCATTGGAGTGTTAGCCGCGTTACATGAGCTAAGCCGGCTTTCTCAATAATTTCGgatgcatatttcttttgagaTTGGAATAGTGAGCATGGGGATCGAGTGACTGAAATTCCCAAGAAATAATGTAGCGGGCCCAAatctttcattgcaaattcaGAGTTCAACTGAGATAGGATAGATGACTGAACCATATCGGAAGAAGTAACCAGAACAATGTCGTCTACATATAGAAGAATGTAAGCAGTATCTGTACCTTGTCTATATACGAACAAAGAGTTGTCTGAAATGCTATTGACAAATCCCACTTTGATGACAAAATTGGCGAAGCGCTGATACCAGGCTCGAGGAGCCTGCTTAAGACCATAGAGAGATTTACGAAGTAAACAAACATGATCAGGATATAGAGAGTCCCGGAAGCCCAATGGCTGATGCATGTATACAGTTTCAGTGAGGTCGCCATGCAGAAAAGCATTATTGACATCCAATTGTCAAATATTCCAATTTTTGGAAAGTGCTATACTGAGAACAGCCCTGATTGTTGCTGGTTTCACGACAATCAACCCCAGCTAACTGTTCGGATCCATTTCCAACCAATCGAGCTTTGTATCGCTCAAAGGAGCCATCTGCATGtgttttgtgcctgaaaatccaccaactacaaATAATATTAGCATTTTTGGGATGGGGTACgagtacccacgtcttattttgaattaaagccTCAAATTCATCAGTCATGGCCTGTGAC
The DNA window shown above is from Euphorbia lathyris chromosome 1, ddEupLath1.1, whole genome shotgun sequence and carries:
- the LOC136206627 gene encoding ycf3-interacting protein 1, chloroplastic, which codes for MALQLYHLPPVSSLSPPSSSSCCVRAHFLFFYHQQRRLYEPSLRISNASKRRHTGLFVGKEDLELRIQEEEDEEEDDDEDEEEDTTPPSPEDLQYIQEIKRVLDLLKKNRDMLFNEVKLTISIEDPREVERRRLLGIEDPDAPTREDLAEALEQVNEGKVPKNRTALQLLAEEMINWPNIEVEIKKSKPRKSLYAKATDTGIDIREAAKRLKIDWDSAAEIEEIDNKDETEVPAAVGYAALYLVTALPVIIGISVVLILFYNSLQ